A window from Vulcanimicrobium alpinum encodes these proteins:
- a CDS encoding ABC transporter ATP-binding protein has product MSTLEVRDVSMRFGGVLAVDGVSFTARSGEVLGVMGPNGAGKTTLFNVISGVQRPTSGSVMLGEIPLNGKPVHAVAACGVTRTFQTPVMFWGLTVRESVEVALAARAFGGAYPPLPARELIPCGLGLRARRRAEAEVRERADAVLERAGIGAMASRATESLAFGEERLLELARALAVEPTVLLLDEPLSGLNPDEVDAVIASIRRARADGVAVLLVEHAVGELLAVADRVVVLDHGRKIAEGAPDAVASAPLVIDAYLGDELEAPAGDRGGEARVTP; this is encoded by the coding sequence GTGAGCACGCTCGAGGTGCGCGACGTCTCGATGCGCTTCGGCGGCGTCCTCGCCGTCGACGGCGTTTCGTTCACCGCGCGCAGCGGCGAAGTGCTCGGCGTCATGGGGCCCAACGGTGCGGGGAAGACGACGCTCTTCAACGTCATCAGCGGCGTCCAGCGTCCCACGTCGGGGAGCGTCATGCTCGGGGAGATCCCGCTGAACGGGAAGCCGGTGCACGCGGTCGCGGCCTGCGGCGTCACGCGCACGTTCCAGACGCCGGTGATGTTCTGGGGGCTCACGGTGCGCGAATCGGTCGAGGTCGCGCTCGCCGCGCGCGCGTTCGGCGGCGCGTATCCGCCGCTGCCCGCGCGCGAGCTGATCCCCTGCGGCCTCGGGCTGCGGGCGCGCCGCCGCGCCGAAGCGGAGGTGCGCGAACGGGCCGACGCCGTTCTCGAGCGCGCCGGGATCGGCGCGATGGCGTCGCGCGCGACCGAATCGCTCGCGTTCGGCGAAGAGCGTCTGCTCGAACTCGCGCGCGCGCTCGCGGTCGAGCCGACGGTGCTGCTGCTCGACGAGCCGCTCTCGGGGCTCAACCCTGACGAAGTCGACGCCGTGATCGCGTCGATCCGCCGCGCGCGCGCCGACGGCGTCGCGGTGCTGCTCGTCGAGCACGCCGTCGGCGAACTCCTCGCCGTCGCCGATCGCGTCGTGGTGCTCGACCACGGACGCAAGATCGCCGAGGGAGCACCCGACGCCGTCGCCTCCGCTCCGCTCGTGATCGACGCGTATCTCGGCGACGAATTGGAGGCGCCGGCGGGCGATCGCGGCGGCGAAGCGAGGGTGACGCCGTGA
- a CDS encoding branched-chain amino acid ABC transporter permease, producing MTAQVWQYVLAGIEVGAIYALIAAGFVLIYQVTGLINFAQGEFAMIGAMTASSLATAGMPVFAATALAVAVAAAVGGICYLAAIRPARASTGVTLIFITLGLDVALRGLALFVWGTNPLSLTPFTGGTALTIFGGVLPPQASWVFGTDVVVFAALYVFFRRTYTGTAVRAAVANPPIASTFGIPLRTFALWSFVAAAAIGGLGGVVIAPITSATYDMGLTLGLAGFVAAVLGGLESLPGALVGGFVLGIVVKVAGGLLSTGWEEGVGFLILVLVLVVRPQGLLGRAVRRA from the coding sequence GTGACCGCGCAGGTGTGGCAATACGTGCTCGCCGGGATCGAGGTCGGTGCGATCTACGCGCTGATCGCGGCCGGCTTCGTGCTCATCTATCAGGTCACCGGATTGATCAACTTCGCGCAAGGCGAATTCGCGATGATCGGCGCGATGACGGCGTCGTCGCTCGCGACGGCGGGGATGCCGGTGTTCGCCGCAACCGCGCTGGCGGTCGCCGTCGCCGCGGCGGTCGGCGGGATCTGCTATCTCGCCGCGATCCGGCCCGCACGCGCCTCGACCGGCGTCACCCTGATCTTCATCACGCTCGGCCTCGACGTCGCGCTGCGCGGGCTCGCGCTCTTCGTGTGGGGGACCAACCCGCTGAGCCTCACGCCGTTCACCGGCGGCACCGCACTCACGATCTTCGGCGGCGTCCTCCCGCCGCAGGCGTCGTGGGTGTTCGGCACCGACGTCGTCGTCTTCGCGGCGCTCTACGTGTTCTTTCGCCGCACGTACACCGGAACCGCGGTGCGCGCCGCGGTCGCGAACCCGCCGATTGCGTCGACGTTCGGGATCCCCCTGCGCACGTTCGCGCTATGGAGTTTCGTGGCGGCCGCCGCGATCGGCGGACTCGGCGGGGTGGTGATCGCACCGATCACCAGCGCGACCTACGACATGGGGCTCACGCTCGGTCTCGCCGGCTTCGTCGCCGCGGTGCTCGGCGGCCTCGAAAGCCTGCCGGGCGCGCTCGTCGGCGGCTTCGTGCTCGGCATCGTGGTGAAGGTCGCCGGCGGCCTGCTCTCGACCGGCTGGGAAGAGGGCGTCGGATTTCTGATCCTCGTGCTCGTGCTCGTCGTGCGGCCGCAAGGACTGCTCGGGCGCGCGGTGCGCCGCGCGTGA
- a CDS encoding branched-chain amino acid ABC transporter permease: MLLRPSHAYGRSALAVLAVVAALVWVLPSYYTGLLTQIGLYALVTIGLNLFMGYAGQVSLGQAAFFGIGAYTSAALAVKAHLTPWLGMIGGALLAALIAYALSFVALRLRENLLALATLALGIVINVVFNEWEFIGGSSGFKDIPGFAIGAFAFDQRAYAILAWSMLAIGIWFAGNLVRSSFGRSLVAISAGELGAEALGVDAERLKRQTFVLSAAYAGIAGAIYASQASYIDPSSFSFLLSVNFVLMSVIGGIRSLWGAVIGAALVVVLGQVLQTFVPIVLPNARGDFQSFFLGAILIAMLILLPRGIAGARGEAARA, encoded by the coding sequence ATGCTGCTCCGCCCCTCCCACGCCTACGGCCGCAGTGCGCTGGCCGTGCTCGCCGTCGTCGCCGCGCTGGTCTGGGTACTGCCGTCGTACTACACCGGACTGCTGACGCAGATCGGGCTCTACGCGCTGGTGACGATCGGGCTCAACCTGTTCATGGGGTATGCCGGACAGGTCTCGCTCGGCCAGGCGGCGTTCTTCGGGATCGGCGCGTATACATCGGCGGCGCTGGCCGTGAAAGCGCATCTGACACCGTGGCTCGGGATGATCGGCGGCGCGCTGCTCGCAGCACTGATCGCCTATGCGCTGAGCTTCGTCGCGCTGCGTTTGCGTGAGAACCTTCTGGCGCTCGCGACGCTGGCGCTCGGCATCGTCATCAACGTCGTCTTCAACGAGTGGGAGTTCATCGGCGGGTCGTCGGGGTTCAAGGACATCCCGGGATTCGCGATCGGCGCGTTCGCCTTCGACCAGCGCGCCTACGCGATCTTGGCGTGGTCGATGCTGGCGATCGGGATCTGGTTCGCCGGGAATCTGGTGCGCTCGAGTTTCGGACGGTCGCTGGTCGCGATCTCCGCCGGTGAACTCGGCGCCGAAGCGCTCGGCGTCGACGCGGAACGGCTCAAGCGCCAGACGTTCGTCCTGAGCGCGGCGTATGCCGGGATCGCCGGCGCGATCTACGCCTCGCAGGCCTCGTACATCGATCCGTCGTCGTTCAGCTTCCTGCTCTCGGTGAACTTCGTACTGATGTCCGTCATCGGCGGGATCCGCAGTTTGTGGGGTGCGGTGATTGGTGCGGCCCTCGTCGTCGTGCTCGGTCAGGTGCTGCAGACGTTCGTCCCGATCGTGCTGCCGAACGCGCGCGGCGACTTCCAATCGTTTTTCCTTGGCGCGATCCTGATCGCGATGCTGATCCTGCTCCCGCGCGGGATCGCGGGCGCGCGCGGCGAGGCGGCGCGCGCGTGA
- a CDS encoding response regulator transcription factor, which yields MNPTITRHCRLIVVESQSIVGKALCHLLASDRELEVICDARTLDEGSIAVHQPDLLLIDMDDFAAEFDDLIAQARIASPGTRIVVLTSHAQQQSMQRCLACGVDGYLVKDVSPGELIRACKAVARGETYFDARVAGGLLRRLKSERPAEDELSLRESEIIRLIAGGLSNKEIGDRLCLSEKTVKNHISRIFSKLQITARTQAAIYAIRNGIA from the coding sequence ATGAATCCGACCATTACTCGGCACTGCCGTCTCATCGTCGTCGAGAGTCAGAGCATCGTCGGCAAAGCGCTGTGCCATCTGCTGGCGAGCGATCGCGAGCTCGAGGTGATCTGCGACGCGCGGACCCTCGATGAGGGCAGCATCGCGGTCCATCAGCCGGATCTGCTGCTGATCGACATGGATGACTTCGCTGCCGAGTTCGACGACCTCATCGCGCAGGCGCGGATCGCGTCGCCGGGGACCAGGATCGTCGTCCTCACCTCTCACGCGCAGCAGCAATCGATGCAGCGCTGCCTGGCGTGCGGCGTCGACGGCTATCTCGTCAAGGACGTCTCGCCGGGCGAGCTGATCCGTGCGTGCAAGGCCGTCGCTCGCGGTGAAACGTACTTTGACGCGCGCGTCGCCGGCGGGCTGCTGCGGCGGCTCAAGTCGGAGCGTCCCGCCGAGGACGAACTCTCGCTGCGCGAGAGCGAGATCATCCGCCTCATCGCGGGCGGACTCTCGAACAAGGAGATCGGCGACCGGCTCTGCCTCTCCGAGAAGACGGTGAAGAACCACATCAGCCGCATCTTCTCGAAGCTGCAAATCACCGCGCGGACCCAAGCGGCGATCTACGCGATCCGGAACGGCATCGCGTAA
- a CDS encoding response regulator transcription factor: MGDPHYPHAVAISFPYAEGRVAAIVLLRSAELGPFTDHERTLLGVAREIGEECLPLGITTSMPSAAPKSALSRRTAPAMFVLDRAYQVVMGPRAHGPSPAAPDGARERLPRLIEQEVRTMTSAWAADPRTFVNATSVSLPLLVIRAHSMHGRDGAFLAVTVESLRVRQVLRRASEAYTITARELEVLAALLDGLRTEEIAAHLAISISTVNDHVKSLVARTKSQNRSQMLARILGWYGAEPTSNREA, from the coding sequence GTGGGCGATCCGCACTACCCCCACGCCGTCGCGATCTCGTTCCCGTACGCGGAAGGACGGGTCGCGGCGATCGTGCTGCTGCGCTCCGCCGAGCTCGGACCCTTCACCGATCACGAGCGGACGCTGCTCGGCGTGGCGCGCGAGATCGGCGAAGAGTGCCTGCCGCTGGGGATCACGACGTCAATGCCGTCGGCCGCGCCGAAGTCGGCGCTCTCGCGGCGCACCGCGCCCGCGATGTTCGTGCTCGATCGCGCGTACCAGGTCGTGATGGGTCCTCGCGCGCACGGCCCCTCGCCGGCGGCGCCCGACGGCGCACGCGAACGGCTGCCTCGCCTCATCGAACAGGAAGTCCGGACGATGACCTCCGCCTGGGCGGCCGATCCCCGAACGTTCGTCAACGCAACGTCCGTCTCGCTTCCGCTGCTCGTGATTCGCGCGCACTCGATGCACGGCCGCGACGGCGCATTCCTCGCCGTCACCGTCGAGAGTCTGCGCGTTCGCCAGGTCCTGCGGCGGGCGAGCGAGGCCTACACGATCACCGCCCGCGAGCTCGAGGTGCTTGCCGCGCTCCTCGACGGCTTACGCACCGAGGAGATCGCGGCGCATCTCGCGATCAGCATCTCCACGGTCAACGATCACGTCAAAAGCCTCGTCGCGCGGACGAAGTCGCAGAACCGCTCGCAGATGCTGGCACGCATCCTCGGATGGTACGGCGCCGAGCCGACGAGCAACCGCGAAGCTTAG
- a CDS encoding GumC family protein — MDTLALPTSDRIVVSNGPPRRSALDVLRRRGKLFAATIAAILIATVAVVLLVPKSYTTHVQLIAGRTATGDSQQTILPVLNAILDASKGQTAETYAEMLREEPVLERTIRSAHLPVTTARLARHIAVHPRTNTAIVDVGVSWHDAADSARIANALADSFVALRRDLVVSQAESAAAFITEQLPEAKAKLGRSAAMLATFQAKYGLADADAQTQSTIAAISDTERKIAATEVDQKQAAAQLAVVRQELGGTTETIGGGNQVAQNPAVVQLQTQLAQTDVQLQNARAQYTDEHPTVKALQTQDAQIRRELAKTPATVVAQTSTIVNPVRQTLTQTAATLSAQIAADAAQLNVLRAQHAGAMPALRALPKEAAKLLALKRQVKLDEDVYNALEQKLSQENIASTTTLSDVSVIARASAAQAEVAPNALVVMTIGALLALIIGLTTVFVVDRLDGRIRTERDVAERLGLPVLSSIPQLPDRASRPGWLEVTMVDAVLQLVTSLRYASSEPLSTIAFTSADPESGKSSVAFKTAVAMAELRPRVLLVDADLRLPSVHQLLDTKRSAGLSDLLVGTVTFDEAIRTTPHAGLDVIVAGTSVPNPFALLQSPAFERFLQEAKKRYETVLIDTPACGAVMDAAVVCGRAEGTVYVVASRETDATRATGGLRRLQNAGVRNVVGVVLNKVEPVRSSIGPYGIAPGTTGALPPARPRDIRSL; from the coding sequence ATGGATACCCTCGCGCTTCCCACCAGCGATCGCATCGTCGTCTCGAACGGGCCGCCGCGTCGCTCGGCGCTGGACGTTCTGCGCCGCCGCGGCAAACTGTTCGCGGCGACGATAGCGGCGATTCTGATCGCAACCGTAGCCGTCGTGCTCCTCGTACCGAAGTCGTACACGACTCACGTGCAGCTGATCGCCGGGAGAACGGCGACGGGCGATTCGCAGCAGACGATCCTGCCGGTGCTCAACGCGATCCTCGACGCGTCGAAAGGACAAACGGCGGAAACCTACGCCGAGATGCTGCGCGAGGAACCGGTCCTCGAGCGCACGATCCGCAGCGCGCACCTCCCGGTGACGACGGCGCGTCTCGCGCGGCACATCGCCGTGCACCCGCGCACGAACACTGCGATCGTCGACGTCGGCGTCTCGTGGCACGATGCGGCGGACTCGGCGCGGATCGCGAACGCCCTCGCCGACTCGTTCGTTGCGCTGCGCCGCGACCTCGTCGTTTCGCAAGCCGAATCCGCGGCGGCGTTCATCACCGAGCAGCTCCCGGAAGCGAAGGCGAAGCTCGGTCGCAGCGCGGCGATGCTCGCGACCTTCCAAGCGAAGTACGGCCTTGCGGATGCCGACGCCCAGACGCAGAGCACGATCGCGGCGATTTCCGATACCGAGCGAAAAATCGCCGCGACCGAGGTCGACCAGAAACAAGCCGCGGCACAGTTGGCCGTCGTTCGTCAGGAGCTCGGCGGAACGACCGAGACGATCGGCGGCGGCAATCAAGTCGCGCAGAACCCGGCCGTCGTCCAGCTGCAGACGCAGCTCGCGCAAACCGACGTGCAGCTTCAGAACGCCCGCGCTCAGTATACCGACGAGCATCCAACCGTGAAGGCGCTCCAGACGCAGGACGCGCAGATCCGGCGCGAGCTCGCCAAGACGCCTGCGACCGTCGTCGCGCAGACCTCCACTATCGTGAATCCGGTGCGGCAGACGTTGACGCAGACGGCGGCGACCCTCAGCGCTCAGATCGCCGCGGATGCGGCCCAGCTGAACGTGCTTCGCGCGCAGCACGCCGGAGCGATGCCGGCGCTGCGTGCGCTGCCGAAGGAAGCCGCGAAACTGCTCGCCCTCAAGCGCCAGGTCAAACTCGACGAGGACGTGTACAACGCCCTGGAGCAGAAGCTGAGCCAAGAGAACATCGCGAGCACGACGACGCTCAGCGACGTCTCGGTCATCGCGCGCGCTTCGGCGGCGCAGGCGGAAGTCGCGCCGAACGCGCTGGTCGTCATGACGATCGGCGCACTCCTGGCGCTGATCATCGGATTGACGACGGTCTTCGTCGTCGATCGGCTCGACGGGCGGATTCGCACCGAACGCGACGTCGCGGAGCGGCTCGGCCTCCCGGTGCTCAGTTCGATCCCGCAGCTTCCCGATCGTGCGAGCCGGCCGGGGTGGCTCGAGGTCACGATGGTCGACGCCGTGCTGCAGCTCGTCACCTCGCTGCGCTACGCGTCCAGCGAACCGCTCTCGACGATCGCGTTCACGAGCGCCGATCCCGAAAGCGGTAAGTCGTCGGTCGCGTTCAAGACCGCGGTCGCGATGGCCGAATTGCGGCCGCGCGTTCTGCTCGTCGACGCCGACCTGCGCTTGCCGTCGGTGCACCAGCTCCTCGACACGAAGCGCTCGGCCGGGCTCTCCGATCTGCTCGTCGGGACGGTGACCTTCGACGAAGCGATTCGCACGACGCCGCATGCCGGACTCGACGTGATCGTCGCCGGCACGAGCGTCCCGAATCCGTTCGCGCTGCTCCAATCGCCGGCGTTCGAGCGTTTCTTGCAGGAAGCGAAGAAGCGCTACGAGACCGTGCTGATCGATACGCCGGCGTGCGGAGCCGTCATGGACGCAGCGGTGGTGTGCGGTCGCGCGGAGGGCACCGTGTACGTCGTCGCGTCGCGCGAGACCGACGCGACGCGCGCGACGGGCGGCCTGCGCAGGCTGCAGAACGCGGGCGTACGCAACGTCGTGGGCGTCGTGCTCAACAAGGTCGAGCCGGTGCGGTCCTCGATCGGGCCCTACGGCATCGCCCCGGGTACGACCGGAGCGCTGCCGCCCGCGCGTCCGCGCGACATCCGCTCGCTGTGA
- a CDS encoding polysaccharide biosynthesis/export family protein has product MRRFISALFALTILLGARCALADTAIAPGDVLDVQVFGETALSQQLTVAPDGSISLPLVGRLVVRGMSTTQASTLIAASLKRYVREPNVAVGIKTEAAYTVLVLGNVKAPGRYTIQPGGRLSDALAAAGGIGPTSGPLPVARVSVGDQIHEVSLEGLLRKGDVTSDVRLQNASAVYVPAPATIRVRVLGAVDHPGDVDVNEGDRLAIAVAKAGNSSSANADLNHIRVTRRAPGGPPTVTEVNLYHALQDGDLSSDLVLAPDDVIFIPETKKKVDGFGLLFGTIRRLVGLPF; this is encoded by the coding sequence ATGCGACGATTCATCAGCGCGCTTTTCGCGCTCACCATCCTGCTCGGTGCGCGCTGCGCGCTCGCCGATACCGCCATCGCGCCCGGCGACGTGCTCGACGTGCAGGTGTTCGGCGAGACGGCGCTCTCGCAGCAGCTCACCGTCGCACCCGACGGGAGCATCAGCCTCCCGCTCGTCGGCCGGCTCGTCGTGCGCGGGATGTCGACCACGCAGGCCTCGACGCTGATAGCCGCCAGCCTCAAGCGGTACGTGCGCGAGCCCAACGTCGCGGTCGGGATCAAGACCGAGGCCGCCTACACGGTGCTCGTTCTCGGAAACGTGAAGGCCCCCGGACGCTACACGATTCAGCCCGGCGGTCGCCTGAGTGATGCTTTGGCAGCGGCAGGAGGGATTGGCCCCACCAGCGGGCCGCTCCCGGTCGCGCGCGTCTCCGTCGGCGATCAGATCCATGAAGTTTCTCTCGAGGGGCTGTTGCGAAAGGGAGACGTCACTTCGGATGTCCGCCTACAGAACGCCTCGGCAGTGTACGTGCCGGCGCCCGCGACGATTCGCGTGCGCGTACTGGGGGCGGTTGACCATCCCGGCGATGTCGATGTGAACGAAGGCGATCGCCTCGCGATCGCCGTTGCGAAAGCCGGCAACAGTTCGAGCGCCAACGCCGATCTCAATCATATCCGCGTGACGAGGCGCGCACCAGGCGGCCCGCCGACGGTTACGGAGGTAAACCTGTACCACGCGCTGCAGGACGGCGACTTGAGCTCGGATCTCGTCCTCGCGCCCGATGACGTGATCTTCATCCCGGAAACGAAGAAGAAGGTCGACGGCTTCGGATTGCTGTTCGGCACGATCCGCCGGCTGGTCGGGTTGCCATTTTGA
- a CDS encoding phytanoyl-CoA dioxygenase family protein, whose amino-acid sequence MSTLYIDPAFDAHRMIEAVYDGAIVVRAHSPATLAFVNHARASIENAFEGVDPRRAQHFMEVEAFVDRFAPLKSSFIHDPRSRDAIRGILRELDFDEDDTYIDVPRMRVSTSNGYLTSGVAYAHHPHRDTWYSAPMAQINWWLPIYDHAACAGMAFHPQYWSRAVRNGSDAFDYYRWNAEGRAEARKHVRSDTRVQPKALEQLDLDPEMRIVMRPGGVMAFSAAQLHSTCPNTSGESRWSVDFRTISLEAVVAHRGAPNHDSHPTGTSLRDFVRMSDGSPIPEAVARTYDERLDIEGTLVYSGAGDAR is encoded by the coding sequence ATGAGCACCTTGTACATCGATCCCGCGTTCGACGCGCATCGCATGATCGAAGCGGTGTACGACGGCGCGATCGTCGTGCGCGCGCACTCGCCCGCGACGCTCGCCTTCGTCAATCATGCCCGTGCGTCGATCGAGAACGCGTTCGAGGGCGTCGACCCTCGGCGCGCGCAGCATTTCATGGAGGTCGAGGCGTTCGTCGACCGCTTCGCGCCGTTGAAGTCATCGTTCATCCACGATCCGCGCTCCCGCGACGCGATTCGCGGGATCCTGCGCGAACTCGACTTCGACGAAGACGACACGTACATCGACGTTCCGCGGATGCGCGTCTCGACGAGCAACGGATACCTCACCTCCGGCGTCGCCTACGCGCATCATCCGCACCGCGACACGTGGTACTCGGCGCCGATGGCGCAGATCAACTGGTGGCTGCCGATCTACGACCACGCCGCGTGCGCGGGGATGGCGTTTCATCCGCAGTACTGGTCGCGCGCCGTGCGCAACGGTTCGGACGCCTTCGATTACTACCGCTGGAACGCCGAGGGCCGCGCCGAAGCGCGCAAGCACGTCCGCTCCGATACGCGGGTCCAGCCCAAGGCGCTGGAGCAGCTCGATCTCGATCCCGAGATGCGCATCGTGATGCGCCCGGGCGGCGTCATGGCGTTCTCGGCGGCGCAGCTGCACTCGACGTGCCCGAACACGAGCGGCGAGAGCCGTTGGAGCGTCGACTTCCGCACGATCAGCCTCGAAGCGGTCGTCGCGCACCGTGGCGCGCCCAACCACGACTCGCATCCGACCGGCACGTCACTGCGCGATTTCGTCCGCATGAGCGACGGCAGCCCGATCCCCGAAGCGGTCGCCCGCACCTACGACGAGCGGCTCGACATCGAAGGAACGCTCGTCTACAGCGGCGCGGGAGACGCACGATAA
- a CDS encoding class I SAM-dependent methyltransferase yields MNTLDMRAAESPLPVDASCRACGSADLRSFFSSPAIPVNNARVFEERADALRVPNGALELAFCRACGFIQNPRFDPALVRYDDSYEEQQSFSPTFTAFADGLVDDIIERFGLQGKRVVEIGCGKGDFLVAICERGGNAGLGLDPTIAPDRLRQRTGTQLTLRREFFGEETGLLDADAVICRHTLEHIADVRGFVRALRASLAGSPHARIFFEVPDVGRVLREGAFWDVYYEHCSYFTTDSLARLFRENGFTVDDAWLAFGDQYVMLEARINPDGAAPAGGSEADAEALAALTASYAERVSAEMGRWSNTIRAAKDAGERVAVWGSGSKCVAFLSETGTAELVDAVVDINPHRQGRFLPSTGIQVRAPESLTAAPPDLVVVMNEAYVSEITAQLASMGLKPQVEAVG; encoded by the coding sequence ATGAATACCCTCGACATGCGTGCGGCGGAGTCGCCGCTCCCCGTTGATGCCTCGTGCCGCGCGTGCGGCAGCGCCGACCTGCGTTCGTTTTTCAGCTCGCCTGCGATCCCGGTCAACAACGCGCGCGTTTTCGAAGAGCGCGCCGACGCGCTGCGGGTGCCGAACGGCGCCTTGGAACTCGCGTTCTGCCGCGCCTGCGGCTTCATTCAGAACCCGCGCTTCGATCCGGCGCTGGTTCGCTACGACGACTCGTACGAAGAGCAGCAGAGCTTCTCGCCGACGTTCACGGCGTTCGCCGACGGCCTCGTCGACGACATCATCGAGCGCTTCGGACTGCAAGGCAAACGCGTGGTCGAGATCGGGTGCGGGAAAGGCGACTTCCTCGTCGCGATCTGCGAACGCGGCGGCAACGCCGGTCTCGGACTCGACCCGACGATCGCGCCGGACCGGCTGCGGCAGCGGACCGGGACTCAGTTGACGCTGCGCCGCGAGTTCTTCGGCGAGGAGACCGGCCTGCTCGACGCCGACGCGGTGATCTGCCGCCACACGCTCGAACATATCGCCGACGTGCGCGGCTTCGTCCGCGCACTGCGGGCTTCGCTCGCCGGCTCGCCGCACGCGCGGATCTTCTTCGAAGTCCCCGACGTCGGCCGCGTGCTCCGCGAGGGCGCGTTCTGGGACGTCTACTACGAGCATTGCTCGTACTTCACCACCGATTCGCTCGCCCGGCTGTTCCGCGAGAACGGGTTCACGGTCGACGATGCTTGGCTCGCCTTCGGCGACCAGTACGTCATGCTCGAAGCACGCATCAATCCGGACGGCGCGGCGCCGGCCGGCGGTTCCGAGGCGGACGCCGAAGCGCTCGCCGCGCTCACGGCGAGCTACGCCGAGCGCGTCTCGGCGGAGATGGGGCGCTGGAGCAACACCATCCGGGCCGCCAAGGACGCCGGCGAACGCGTCGCGGTGTGGGGCTCGGGTTCCAAATGCGTCGCCTTTTTGAGCGAGACCGGCACCGCGGAACTCGTCGATGCGGTTGTCGATATCAACCCGCACCGGCAAGGGCGTTTCCTGCCGTCGACGGGGATCCAAGTCCGCGCGCCGGAGTCGCTGACCGCGGCGCCGCCCGACCTCGTCGTGGTCATGAACGAGGCGTACGTCTCCGAGATCACCGCGCAGTTGGCGTCCATGGGCCTGAAGCCACAGGTGGAGGCAGTCGGATGA
- a CDS encoding class I SAM-dependent methyltransferase, protein MTATTCRSCDAEGLVPVLSLGETPLADGLLTLEQLSEPELKAPLELTFCPRCTLAQITETVDPEILFCRDYPYYSSVSSQLMEHFRSSARRLISTRHLGPHSMVVEAASNDGYMLSTFADAGIPVLGVDPASGPAQVASDRGIPTLNTFFNLELARELRDGLGVRADVFLANNVLAHVPDLNGFVAAIKVLLKREGVAVIEVPYVADLVAKCEFDTIYHQHLCYFSVRALDELFKRHGLFLNDVERLAIHGGSLRLFVEQHDDRRQRVDALIAQEFASKMDQRSFYADFAQRVSAIRDELGTLLRSLRARGERIAAYGAAAKATTLCSYVGIGTDLIDYVVDRNAHKEGRYMGGNHLPIVAARRLREDPPDYLLLLAWNFADEIMQQEAAFREQGGRFIIPIPEVQIV, encoded by the coding sequence ATGACCGCGACAACCTGCCGCTCCTGCGACGCCGAGGGTCTCGTCCCGGTACTCTCGCTGGGCGAGACGCCGCTGGCCGACGGTCTGCTCACGCTGGAACAGCTTTCCGAACCCGAGCTCAAAGCACCGCTGGAGTTGACCTTCTGCCCGCGCTGCACGCTGGCCCAGATCACCGAGACGGTCGATCCGGAGATCCTGTTCTGCCGCGACTATCCGTACTATTCGTCGGTATCGTCGCAGCTGATGGAGCATTTCCGCTCGAGCGCGCGGCGGCTGATCAGCACGCGGCATCTCGGCCCGCACAGCATGGTCGTCGAGGCCGCGAGCAACGACGGCTACATGCTCTCGACGTTCGCCGACGCCGGCATCCCGGTGCTCGGCGTCGACCCGGCGAGCGGTCCGGCGCAGGTCGCCTCGGATCGCGGGATCCCGACGCTCAACACCTTCTTCAACCTCGAGCTGGCGCGCGAACTTCGCGACGGCCTCGGCGTGCGCGCCGACGTGTTCCTCGCGAACAACGTGCTCGCGCACGTCCCCGACCTCAACGGTTTCGTCGCGGCGATCAAAGTGCTGCTCAAGCGCGAAGGCGTCGCGGTGATCGAGGTACCCTACGTCGCCGATCTGGTTGCGAAGTGCGAGTTCGACACGATCTACCACCAGCATCTGTGCTACTTCTCCGTGCGCGCGCTCGACGAGCTGTTCAAGCGCCACGGGCTCTTTCTCAACGATGTCGAGCGGCTCGCGATCCACGGCGGCTCGCTGCGCCTGTTCGTCGAGCAGCACGACGATCGCCGTCAACGGGTCGACGCGCTCATCGCTCAGGAATTCGCGTCCAAGATGGATCAGCGGTCGTTCTATGCGGACTTCGCGCAGCGCGTCTCCGCGATCCGCGACGAGCTCGGTACGCTGCTGCGGTCGCTGCGCGCGCGGGGCGAACGCATCGCGGCCTACGGCGCTGCGGCGAAGGCGACGACCCTGTGCAGCTACGTCGGGATCGGGACCGACCTGATCGACTACGTCGTCGACCGGAACGCGCATAAAGAAGGGCGTTACATGGGCGGCAACCACCTGCCGATCGTCGCGGCGCGGCGCCTGCGCGAGGATCCGCCCGATTACCTGCTGCTGCTGGCGTGGAACTTCGCGGATGAAATTATGCAGCAGGAAGCTGCGTTCCGCGAACAGGGCGGCCGTTTCATCATCCCGATCCCGGAAGTGCAGATCGTCTAA